The following proteins are encoded in a genomic region of Arachis stenosperma cultivar V10309 chromosome 4, arast.V10309.gnm1.PFL2, whole genome shotgun sequence:
- the LOC130974574 gene encoding uncharacterized protein LOC130974574 produces MASFMSRTALFLLLSAVALFAAEAIPASRNFHVVQHRLDLAAEIGKFCQSTQNATLCTKILQPYFEGIHFDQFKALDITLDATSEQAKLTLAAIDSLFFKKGLSKSTKDSLKICKDQYKSILGSIKEAKAMVATKNVIEAKYKVSAVISFYEACSDSFDIGETIPFAAQSEPVFQIGGNCLDILAAMEKALPARPVVMNSPPSPYSNVIGTIS; encoded by the coding sequence ATGGCATCTTTCATGAGTAGGACAGCCCTTTTCCTCCTCCTTTCCGCCGTGGCCTTGTTCGCGGCCGAGGCCATCCCGGCCTCTCGCAACTTCCACGTGGTCCAGCACCGCCTAGACCTCGCGGCGGAAATCGGCAAGTTCTGCCAAAGCACCCAAAACGCCACTCTTTGCACTAAAATACTCCAACCATACTTTGAAGGCATTCACTTCGACCAATTCAAGGCCCTTGACATCACCCTTGACGCCACCAGTGAACAAGCCAAGTTAACCCTGGCCGCCATAGATAGCTTGTTCTTCAAGAAAGGTCTATCAAAGTCGACAAAGGACTCACTCAAGATTTGCAAGGATCAGTACAAGAGCATCTTGGGTTCCATCAAGGAGGCCAAAGCTATGGTGGCTACCAAAAATGTTATCGAGGCAAAGTACAAGGTTTCCGCTGTTATCTCCTTCTATGAAGCGTGCAGCGACTCCTTCGACATTGGCGAGACGATCCCTTTCGCCGCCCAATCTGAACCCGTTTTCCAGATTGGTGGCAACTGCTTGGACATTCTTGCTGCCATGGAGAAAGCTCTTCCTGCTAGGCCTGTTGTCATGAACTCACCTCCTTCTCCATACAGCAACGTCATTGGAACCATCTCATAA